A region from the Polyangiaceae bacterium genome encodes:
- a CDS encoding DUF1552 domain-containing protein, with product MKPAKPVSRRIVLKGIGGVALALPLLESLAPRRAVAASGGQTFAIFFRQACGVQSSLSNGELGDEPERFWPKNVGALDAANVSGRALDELGDYLASLLVVGNVNMNNFDYGDGHARGALQGLTAQGPTVNGAAGDSEAAGESLDHRIGAELNPNGRDSLFMYAGTKSGWLGGPCISYRAAGTRRSALHDPWTAYQTMIGGDASLSPEVMAELVDRQKSVNDLVRGQLKTLMSRPELSSSDKDRLDLHLQSVRDLEVALSCRMTKDQESALEGQAPGFDSSDGFEVIETAKLHMDIAALAVACGYTRSVAIQVGSGNDGSTRYPDPDSGQLMNDNYHYISHRRASHDSSGAIIPGSDLLHHKIDRHFAQMFRHLLDRLSAYPGANGKTLIDDGIAVWYNDNGNGPPHSAKRIPYVIAGSAGGYLKQGQYLEIGGGSDTNHSKLLNTLGTAVGLTNTQGGPLDDFGDPSMPKGILSELGA from the coding sequence GTGAAACCCGCCAAGCCCGTCTCTCGTCGCATCGTCCTGAAGGGCATCGGCGGCGTGGCGCTCGCGCTGCCGCTCTTGGAGTCCCTCGCGCCTCGACGTGCGGTGGCGGCCAGCGGCGGCCAGACCTTCGCGATCTTCTTCCGCCAGGCCTGCGGCGTTCAGTCCTCGCTCTCCAACGGCGAGCTGGGGGACGAGCCGGAGCGCTTCTGGCCCAAGAACGTGGGCGCCCTCGACGCCGCCAACGTGAGCGGCCGTGCCTTGGATGAGCTGGGCGACTACCTCGCGAGCCTGCTCGTGGTCGGCAACGTGAACATGAACAACTTCGACTACGGCGACGGCCACGCCCGCGGCGCGCTGCAGGGCCTCACTGCCCAGGGCCCCACGGTCAACGGCGCCGCCGGAGACAGCGAAGCGGCCGGCGAGAGCCTGGACCATCGCATCGGCGCCGAGCTGAACCCCAACGGCCGGGACTCCCTGTTCATGTACGCCGGGACCAAGAGCGGGTGGCTCGGCGGACCCTGCATCTCCTACCGCGCCGCCGGCACGCGGCGCTCCGCCCTACACGACCCCTGGACGGCGTACCAGACCATGATCGGTGGTGACGCGAGCTTGTCCCCCGAGGTGATGGCCGAGCTCGTGGATCGCCAAAAGAGCGTGAACGACCTCGTGCGCGGGCAGCTCAAGACGCTGATGAGCCGTCCGGAGCTGTCGAGCTCCGACAAGGATCGCTTGGATCTCCACCTGCAGAGCGTGCGTGATCTGGAAGTGGCGCTGTCTTGCCGCATGACCAAGGACCAGGAGTCCGCCCTCGAAGGGCAGGCCCCGGGCTTCGACAGCTCCGATGGCTTCGAGGTGATCGAGACCGCCAAGCTACACATGGACATCGCTGCCCTGGCGGTGGCCTGTGGCTACACGCGTTCCGTGGCCATCCAGGTGGGCAGCGGCAACGATGGCAGCACGCGCTACCCGGATCCGGACAGCGGGCAGCTGATGAACGACAACTACCATTACATCTCGCACCGTCGGGCGTCCCACGACTCCTCGGGCGCCATCATTCCGGGCTCGGATTTGCTACACCACAAGATCGATCGGCACTTCGCTCAGATGTTCCGTCACTTGCTCGACCGCCTGTCGGCCTATCCGGGCGCCAACGGCAAGACGCTGATCGATGACGGCATCGCCGTTTGGTACAACGACAACGGCAACGGCCCGCCCCACTCCGCCAAGCGCATTCCCTACGTGATCGCCGGCAGCGCCGGGGGCTACCTCAAACAGGGCCAATACTTGGAGATCGGCGGCGGCAGCGACACCAACCACTCCAAGCTCTTGAACACCCTCGGCACCGCCGTGGGTCTCACCAACACCCAGGGCGGCCCGCTCGACGACTTCGGCGATCCGAGCATGCCGAAGGGCATCCTGAGCGAGCTCGGCGCCTGA
- a CDS encoding DUF1592 domain-containing protein: MARLTHQQWENTVRDLFGLSDTTGLSSTFVTDPKTSGYIFDNNANSLSVDQALWSGYQRAATDVVDLVMKDAKVLEDILPPDTGDATARATEFVKSFGRRAYRRPLTDAEVSELVSLFDQAPPLFTGTPAFEAGVRLCLQALLQSPYFLYRIEESNKKVGSVIPLDAWEVASRLSYTLWNTMPDDTLFDAAETGELANQDVVEKQARRMLDDPRAEDVILRFHHALLDIDRYDSISPLAALFPDAPSNLADLAREENRAFLSDVFDNGGGYKEILTSNRTFVNDELAKIYGVSGSFGSELTPVELDATKRRGIFTQVGFLAANATSADPDPIHRGAFLARRIVCLSVAAPPGNVPPLPAAGGRTNRETVTDHTEQPGSTCAGCHSTKINPLGFPFENYDAVGAYRTKDNGFDVDSTASPLVDGQPTPVKNGVELADVLAESPGVHQCYAKHWVEYAFGRKEVPQDDKLVADLGARSRAGDSLKDVLVALVTSKSYLNRSPEVSK, encoded by the coding sequence GTGGCGCGCCTCACCCACCAGCAGTGGGAGAACACGGTACGGGATCTGTTCGGACTGTCGGACACGACGGGCCTCTCCAGCACCTTCGTGACGGACCCGAAGACGAGCGGCTACATCTTCGACAACAACGCCAACTCGCTCAGCGTGGACCAAGCGCTTTGGAGCGGCTACCAGCGTGCAGCGACGGACGTGGTCGACCTGGTGATGAAGGACGCCAAGGTGCTCGAGGACATCCTGCCGCCGGACACCGGCGACGCCACCGCCCGCGCTACGGAATTCGTGAAGAGCTTTGGTCGCCGCGCCTATCGCCGCCCGCTGACGGACGCAGAAGTGAGCGAGCTGGTTTCGCTCTTCGACCAAGCGCCGCCGCTGTTCACCGGCACACCGGCCTTCGAAGCCGGCGTGCGCCTGTGCCTGCAAGCGCTGCTCCAGTCGCCCTACTTTCTGTACCGCATCGAGGAGAGCAACAAGAAGGTCGGCAGCGTGATCCCACTAGATGCGTGGGAGGTGGCCTCGCGCCTGTCTTACACGCTGTGGAACACGATGCCCGACGACACGTTGTTCGACGCTGCGGAGACCGGCGAGCTGGCAAACCAAGACGTGGTCGAAAAGCAGGCGCGGCGCATGCTGGACGACCCCAGGGCAGAGGACGTCATCCTGCGCTTCCACCACGCCCTGTTGGACATCGACCGCTACGACAGCATCTCACCCTTGGCGGCCCTGTTCCCCGACGCGCCCTCGAACCTGGCGGACCTCGCCCGCGAGGAAAATCGCGCCTTCTTGAGCGACGTGTTCGACAACGGCGGCGGCTACAAGGAGATCCTGACCAGCAACCGCACCTTCGTGAACGACGAGCTGGCGAAGATCTACGGCGTCAGCGGCAGCTTCGGCAGCGAGCTCACACCGGTGGAGCTGGACGCCACCAAGCGCCGCGGCATCTTCACCCAGGTCGGGTTCTTGGCAGCCAACGCCACCTCCGCGGATCCGGATCCGATCCACCGCGGTGCCTTCTTGGCTCGCCGCATCGTGTGCCTCAGCGTGGCAGCGCCGCCGGGGAACGTCCCGCCCCTGCCCGCGGCGGGTGGGCGCACCAATCGCGAGACCGTGACGGATCACACGGAGCAGCCGGGCAGCACCTGTGCCGGCTGTCACTCCACCAAGATCAACCCGCTGGGCTTCCCCTTCGAGAACTACGACGCGGTGGGCGCCTACCGCACGAAGGACAACGGCTTCGACGTGGACTCCACCGCTTCTCCGTTGGTGGACGGACAGCCCACGCCGGTGAAGAACGGCGTGGAGCTCGCCGACGTGCTGGCCGAAAGCCCCGGCGTGCACCAATGCTACGCGAAGCATTGGGTCGAGTACGCCTTCGGGCGCAAGGAAGTCCCACAAGACGACAAGCTGGTCGCGGATCTGGGCGCGCGCTCTCGAGCCGGAGATTCCCTCAAGGACGTGCTCGTCGCCCTGGTCACCAGCAAGAGCTACCTGAACCGCAGCCCGGAGGTCTCGAAGTGA
- a CDS encoding phosphotransferase has protein sequence MTQSPPLEHLEALVQRVSGRADPLAAEPMPGGASTRQFFRVALPQGGSAIGMYVPDATRSDEIDKGGHAAHRWPFLEVQELLEGRGIRVPRLLGEACEHGFILVEDLGDDTLARYLELNPSERTEMYRAAVRDLARAQLALEPLPADSVVRTRAFDEDLLRWEVDHFREWALDARNVPLTDADRESFARAAEHLAHTIASWPRRFVHRDYQSRNLMVRGSPPELVWIDFQDALLGPRVYDLVALLSDSYQTFDRAFIEDRLDEYAEISGLGADERRLVGREFDIVTVQRKLKDAGRFVFIDRVRKNPDFLQFVDPTIGKVRAALARLEDDPVLVELSRLLRRVFD, from the coding sequence ATGACACAATCGCCCCCACTCGAGCATTTGGAGGCGCTCGTGCAGCGCGTCTCGGGCCGCGCCGACCCGCTCGCCGCGGAGCCCATGCCGGGCGGCGCGTCCACGCGCCAGTTCTTCCGGGTGGCGCTGCCGCAGGGCGGCAGCGCCATCGGCATGTACGTGCCCGACGCCACCCGCTCCGACGAGATCGACAAGGGCGGTCACGCGGCGCACCGCTGGCCCTTCCTCGAGGTGCAGGAGCTGCTCGAGGGACGCGGGATTCGAGTGCCACGGCTCCTGGGCGAAGCCTGCGAGCACGGCTTCATCTTGGTGGAGGATCTGGGGGACGACACCTTGGCTCGCTATCTCGAGCTGAACCCGTCCGAGCGCACGGAGATGTACCGCGCCGCAGTTCGCGATCTGGCCCGCGCGCAGCTGGCCCTCGAGCCGCTGCCGGCGGATTCCGTGGTGCGCACCCGCGCTTTCGACGAAGATCTGCTGCGCTGGGAAGTCGACCACTTCCGCGAGTGGGCCCTCGACGCGCGAAACGTCCCCCTGACGGACGCGGACCGCGAGAGCTTCGCTCGCGCGGCCGAGCATTTGGCGCACACCATCGCGAGCTGGCCACGGCGCTTCGTCCACCGCGACTACCAGAGCCGGAACCTCATGGTGCGCGGCTCACCGCCGGAGCTCGTCTGGATCGACTTCCAGGACGCGCTGCTCGGCCCCCGCGTGTACGACCTCGTCGCCCTTCTGAGCGACAGCTATCAGACGTTCGATCGCGCCTTCATCGAGGATCGACTGGACGAGTACGCCGAGATCTCCGGCCTCGGTGCGGACGAGCGCCGCCTCGTGGGGCGCGAGTTCGACATCGTGACGGTCCAGCGCAAGCTGAAGGACGCCGGGCGCTTCGTGTTCATCGACCGAGTGCGGAAGAACCCCGACTTCTTGCAGTTCGTGGATCCCACCATCGGCAAGGTGCGGGCGGCATTGGCGCGGCTCGAAGACGACCCGGTGCTGGTGGAGCTGTCGCGACTGCTACGGCGCGTGTTCGACTGA
- a CDS encoding class I SAM-dependent methyltransferase: protein MPLAPLGDGWHPLLSRARDQIAQELRDVTLPELPLAPLAKLLDLVAVWNARTDLTAARDPAALVDLYLPDALVLAAGASGHWVDVGSGGGAPALTLALLSPELSLTLVEPRDKRVAFLRTAVGELRLSRVNVRRARSDALDSASFDVAVSRATLSPEEWLAEGARLATSAVWVLLARGAAPALDGFAVDRELAYSWPASGAPRRALRYVRATS from the coding sequence ATGCCCCTCGCGCCTCTCGGAGATGGATGGCACCCGCTGCTTTCCCGGGCACGGGACCAGATCGCTCAGGAGCTCCGAGACGTGACGCTACCGGAGCTTCCCCTCGCACCCCTCGCCAAGCTCCTGGATCTCGTCGCCGTGTGGAACGCCCGCACGGACCTGACGGCGGCGCGGGACCCCGCGGCGCTCGTGGATCTGTACTTGCCGGACGCGCTCGTGCTTGCGGCCGGCGCCAGCGGGCATTGGGTGGACGTGGGCAGCGGTGGCGGCGCGCCGGCGCTCACCTTGGCGTTGCTCTCGCCGGAGCTGTCCCTCACGTTGGTGGAGCCGCGAGACAAACGCGTCGCGTTCCTCCGGACCGCGGTGGGCGAGCTGCGGCTGTCCCGCGTGAACGTGCGCCGCGCGCGCAGCGACGCGCTCGACAGCGCGAGCTTCGACGTCGCCGTGTCGCGCGCGACGCTCTCGCCGGAAGAGTGGTTGGCCGAGGGTGCGCGACTCGCGACGTCCGCGGTGTGGGTGTTGCTGGCCCGCGGCGCCGCGCCGGCGCTGGACGGCTTCGCCGTCGATCGCGAGCTTGCGTATTCCTGGCCGGCGTCTGGGGCGCCGCGCCGCGCGCTCCGTTACGTTCGAGCCACGTCATGA
- a CDS encoding YceI family protein, whose amino-acid sequence MNRRRLLIATGVAAALSFSFAASAKFAGIGDNDVKFLAIGPAGMKINGKGDKLKASEANGKIKISVPIDSLETGIGLRDKHLKRDLHAADHPDAILEVERSKLKEPEDKKTSSGSAKGKFTLNGKTKEISFRYKAKRTGSDYHVQGRATVDIRDYDIEVPCYLGVCVKPEVKIAVKFKLRDK is encoded by the coding sequence ATGAACCGTCGCCGTCTTTTGATCGCCACTGGCGTTGCCGCCGCTCTGTCGTTCTCGTTCGCCGCTTCCGCGAAGTTCGCCGGCATTGGCGACAACGACGTGAAGTTCCTGGCCATCGGTCCTGCCGGAATGAAGATCAACGGCAAGGGCGACAAGCTCAAGGCCTCCGAGGCAAACGGGAAGATCAAGATCTCCGTCCCCATCGACTCCCTGGAAACCGGGATCGGCCTTCGGGACAAGCACCTGAAGCGTGACCTGCACGCAGCGGATCATCCGGATGCCATCTTGGAGGTCGAGCGCAGCAAGTTGAAGGAGCCCGAGGACAAGAAGACCTCCAGTGGGTCCGCCAAGGGCAAGTTCACGCTGAACGGCAAGACCAAGGAGATCTCGTTCCGCTACAAGGCCAAGCGCACGGGTAGCGACTATCACGTGCAAGGTCGGGCCACGGTGGACATCCGCGACTACGACATCGAGGTGCCCTGCTACCTCGGCGTTTGCGTGAAGCCCGAGGTCAAGATCGCCGTCAAGTTCAAGCTGCGCGACAAGTGA
- the egtC gene encoding ergothioneine biosynthesis protein EgtC, which produces MCRMLGYLGRARALSTLLDDPPHSLLVQSYKAKELEGAVVNADGWGAAWYAAEDPEPIVYRSTLPIWGDVNRTHIGRAARSTSLLAAVRSATDPLSISAANTQPFAHGSMTFLHNGYIRDFPSTLLRPMREALSPETYARVEGNTDSEHVFAALVDAVSGTLDDAIRTTTERILSLARAADTRALLTLIVSDGEVMVGARTAVNGNPPSLYLREDDDGVTLASEPLDESRSWRAVPPKTLVVAARGAPLRQEELS; this is translated from the coding sequence ATGTGCAGAATGCTGGGCTATCTCGGACGTGCTCGGGCGCTTTCCACCCTGCTGGACGACCCGCCGCACTCCCTCCTGGTGCAGAGCTACAAGGCAAAAGAGCTCGAGGGCGCGGTGGTGAACGCCGACGGCTGGGGCGCCGCCTGGTACGCCGCCGAGGATCCCGAGCCCATCGTGTATCGCTCCACGCTGCCCATCTGGGGCGACGTGAATCGCACCCACATCGGCCGCGCCGCACGTTCCACGTCGCTGCTGGCGGCCGTGCGCAGTGCCACGGACCCGCTCAGCATCTCGGCGGCGAACACGCAACCGTTTGCCCACGGGTCGATGACGTTCTTGCACAACGGCTACATCCGAGACTTTCCGAGCACGCTGTTGCGCCCAATGCGCGAAGCGCTCTCGCCCGAAACCTACGCACGGGTGGAGGGCAACACAGACTCCGAGCATGTCTTCGCGGCGCTGGTGGACGCCGTGAGCGGAACCCTGGACGACGCCATCCGCACGACCACCGAACGGATCCTGTCGTTGGCGCGCGCTGCGGACACCCGCGCGCTGCTCACGCTGATCGTCAGCGACGGCGAAGTCATGGTGGGCGCTCGCACGGCCGTGAACGGCAACCCGCCGTCGCTGTATCTTCGCGAGGACGACGACGGCGTGACGCTCGCTTCGGAGCCTCTGGACGAGTCCCGGAGCTGGCGGGCAGTGCCGCCCAAGACGCTGGTCGTCGCGGCCCGCGGCGCGCCCCTCCGGCAAGAGGAGCTTTCGTGA
- the egtB gene encoding ergothioneine biosynthesis protein EgtB gives MIDELVDARAATVALTADLTDAQARTQYHPEFSPILWHVGHVAWQEEVWLLRRVGGHAPLRPELDAVLDSFVSVKSSRGGRLPPLAELRSYAQEVRERALALLEGLTFREDDPLLSGGHVVHFLANHERQHAEIIATVRLLGELYLPVRAEPVGRVASEAFDYASLPAARFPLGNARDPSGWDNERDEHEVEVESFALRRGVVTNREWLEWMTAGGYEDERLWDESGRLWLSQSAAESPLHWRASRDGWVERTLAGERPVAKDAPVAHVCFHEAKAFARFAAARLPTESEWERAAAWDDATVRKRRFAWGDEPASPERACLSCTHASAPAPGSFAPSPTGLFDLTGGVWEWTADRFAPYPGFRPQPYVGYSQPWFDHEHRVARGGSFMTAPANARTTFRNWYEPHIRQPALGVRLAKDL, from the coding sequence GTGATCGACGAGCTCGTCGACGCCCGCGCAGCGACGGTCGCGCTCACCGCGGACCTGACCGACGCGCAGGCGCGGACGCAGTACCACCCGGAGTTTTCGCCCATCCTGTGGCACGTGGGCCACGTCGCCTGGCAGGAGGAAGTGTGGCTCTTGCGTCGCGTCGGAGGGCACGCGCCGCTCCGCCCGGAGCTCGACGCGGTGCTCGATTCCTTCGTCAGCGTGAAGAGCAGTCGCGGAGGGCGCTTGCCGCCCCTCGCCGAGCTTCGGAGCTACGCCCAAGAGGTGCGCGAGCGCGCGTTGGCCCTGCTCGAAGGGCTCACCTTTCGCGAAGACGATCCGTTGCTGTCGGGGGGACACGTCGTCCACTTCTTGGCCAACCACGAGCGCCAGCACGCCGAGATCATCGCGACGGTTCGCCTGTTGGGGGAGCTCTACCTTCCCGTCCGTGCCGAGCCCGTCGGGCGAGTCGCCTCCGAGGCCTTCGACTACGCATCGCTCCCAGCGGCGCGATTCCCCCTCGGCAACGCTCGTGATCCCAGCGGCTGGGACAACGAGCGCGACGAGCACGAAGTCGAAGTCGAGAGCTTCGCCCTTCGTCGCGGCGTGGTCACCAACCGAGAGTGGCTGGAGTGGATGACCGCGGGGGGCTACGAGGACGAACGCCTGTGGGACGAGTCCGGCCGGCTGTGGCTGTCGCAGAGCGCGGCCGAGAGCCCACTCCACTGGCGTGCGTCGCGCGATGGCTGGGTGGAGCGCACCCTGGCGGGCGAGCGGCCCGTGGCGAAGGACGCGCCGGTGGCACACGTGTGCTTCCACGAAGCAAAGGCCTTTGCCCGCTTCGCTGCCGCCCGCTTGCCGACGGAATCGGAGTGGGAGCGCGCCGCCGCTTGGGACGACGCGACGGTGCGGAAGCGACGCTTCGCCTGGGGTGACGAGCCCGCTAGCCCGGAGCGCGCCTGCTTGTCCTGCACCCACGCTTCCGCGCCCGCGCCGGGTAGCTTCGCGCCGTCCCCCACGGGTCTGTTCGACCTCACCGGCGGCGTTTGGGAATGGACCGCCGACCGCTTCGCGCCCTATCCCGGCTTTCGGCCGCAACCGTACGTCGGCTACAGCCAGCCGTGGTTCGACCACGAGCATCGCGTGGCGCGCGGGGGGTCCTTCATGACCGCTCCGGCGAACGCGCGGACCACCTTCCGCAACTGGTACGAGCCCCACATCCGACAGCCCGCCTTGGGCGTGCGCTTGGCAAAGGACCTGTGA
- a CDS encoding flap endonuclease, giving the protein MKVHLVDGTYELFRAYFGAPSAVDDSGREVGATRALLRSLNAFVRDAGVTHLACAFDHVVESFRNDLFAGYKTGEGMAPDLWAQFPLAERAARALGSVVWPMVEFEADDALATAAARLAEDERVEQVVLCSPDKDLAQCVVGERVVCLDRMRDRVLDEAGVVEKFGVPPSAIADYLALVGDSADGIPGIPRWGAKSAAALLSRYGDLDSIPDDAKEWDVKVRGAATLAESLRDRREEARLYRTLATLRRDVPLAEGLDELRWLGADRELLEELCSELGETALLSRIAQFRS; this is encoded by the coding sequence ATGAAAGTTCACCTGGTGGACGGAACCTACGAGCTCTTCCGCGCCTACTTCGGCGCGCCCAGCGCCGTGGACGACAGCGGCCGCGAGGTGGGCGCCACCCGCGCGCTGCTGCGCAGCTTGAACGCCTTCGTTCGTGACGCCGGCGTCACCCACTTGGCGTGTGCCTTCGATCACGTGGTCGAGTCGTTCCGGAATGATCTGTTCGCCGGCTACAAGACGGGGGAAGGCATGGCGCCGGATCTCTGGGCGCAGTTTCCCCTGGCGGAGCGCGCCGCTCGCGCCTTGGGCAGCGTGGTGTGGCCCATGGTCGAGTTCGAAGCGGACGACGCCCTGGCCACCGCGGCAGCGCGGCTGGCCGAGGACGAGCGCGTCGAACAAGTCGTCCTGTGCTCGCCGGACAAGGATCTCGCCCAGTGCGTGGTGGGGGAGCGCGTCGTGTGTCTCGATCGCATGCGCGACCGGGTGCTCGACGAAGCCGGCGTGGTCGAGAAGTTCGGCGTCCCGCCGTCGGCGATCGCGGACTACCTGGCGTTGGTCGGGGACAGCGCCGACGGCATCCCCGGCATTCCCCGCTGGGGCGCGAAGTCCGCGGCGGCGTTGCTGTCCCGCTACGGTGATCTGGACTCCATTCCGGACGACGCCAAGGAGTGGGACGTGAAGGTGCGGGGCGCCGCCACGCTGGCGGAGAGCCTCCGGGATCGCCGGGAGGAGGCTCGCCTCTACCGCACGTTGGCCACCCTCCGTCGCGACGTCCCCCTCGCGGAGGGCCTCGACGAGCTCCGCTGGCTGGGCGCGGATCGCGAGCTCTTGGAAGAGCTCTGCAGTGAGTTGGGGGAGACCGCGCTGCTCTCCCGGATTGCGCAATTTCGCTCGTAA